The Roseicyclus marinus genome has a segment encoding these proteins:
- a CDS encoding succinate dehydrogenase assembly factor 2, with translation MDETREIRIKRLRMRAWHRGIKEMDLILGGWADRHLALADDATLDAFEAVMAEADHDLYQWVSGQAEAPVAHRPFLDRLVDGAGLAR, from the coding sequence ATGGACGAGACGCGGGAGATCCGGATCAAGCGGCTGCGGATGCGGGCCTGGCACCGGGGGATCAAGGAGATGGACCTGATCCTGGGCGGTTGGGCGGATCGGCATCTGGCCTTGGCCGATGATGCGACGCTCGATGCCTTCGAGGCGGTGATGGCCGAGGCCGATCACGACCTGTACCAATGGGTGTCGGGTCAGGCCGAGGCGCCGGTGGCGCATCGCCCCTTTCTCGACCGCCTGGTGGATGGGGCGGGTCTGGCGCGCTGA
- a CDS encoding helix-turn-helix domain-containing protein encodes MTTEVQEGPGWYDGDTATFGDRMTGAREAAGLSQTELARRMGVKVKTVRAWENDQSEPRANKLQMLAGMLGVSIMWLLTGQGDGLDGPETPEPLSDDLLALLGDLRSMKVEQARLAERMGRLEKRLRLAMSNRV; translated from the coding sequence ATGACGACAGAGGTGCAGGAAGGTCCGGGCTGGTATGACGGCGACACGGCGACCTTTGGCGACCGGATGACCGGCGCGCGCGAGGCGGCGGGGCTGAGCCAGACGGAACTGGCGCGGCGCATGGGCGTGAAGGTCAAGACGGTGCGGGCCTGGGAAAACGATCAGTCCGAACCGCGCGCCAACAAGCTGCAGATGCTGGCGGGCATGCTGGGCGTGTCGATCATGTGGCTGTTGACGGGGCAGGGCGATGGGCTGGACGGGCCGGAAACGCCCGAGCCGCTGTCGGACGACCTGCTTGCGCTTTTGGGCGATTTACGGTCGATGAAGGTGGAGCAGGCGCGGCTGGCCGAACGGATGGGGCGGCTGGAAAAGCGGCTGCGGCTGGCAATGTCGAACAGGGTGTGA
- a CDS encoding pyridoxal phosphate-dependent aminotransferase, whose amino-acid sequence MPFLSDTLARVKPSPTIAVSNLAADLKAQGKDVIGLGAGEPDFDTPQNIKDAAIAAIVAGKTKYTAVDGIPELKKAICAKFKRDNDLDYTPAQVTVGTGGKQILYNALMATLNPGDEVIIPAPYWVSYPDMVLLAGGTPVFVEGPSQNGYKITPEDLEAAITPNTKWFIFNSPSNPTGAGYTAAELKGLTDVLMRHPHVWVMTDDMYEHLVYDDYEFATPAQVEPRLYDRTLTCNGVSKAYAMTGWRIGYAAGPVELIKAMGKVQSQSTSNPCSVSQWAAVEALNGPQDYIATNNEMFKRRRDLVVSMLSEIEGMDCPVPEGAFYVYPSIAGLIGKTTAAGTLIDTDETFAKALLEETGVAVVFGGAFGLSPAFRISYATADETLREACTRIQRFCAALT is encoded by the coding sequence ATGCCCTTCCTGTCCGACACGCTCGCCCGCGTGAAGCCCTCGCCCACCATCGCCGTCTCGAACCTCGCGGCCGACCTCAAGGCACAGGGCAAGGACGTGATCGGGCTCGGCGCGGGCGAACCCGATTTCGACACGCCCCAGAACATCAAGGATGCGGCCATCGCGGCCATCGTCGCGGGCAAGACGAAATACACCGCCGTCGACGGCATCCCCGAGCTCAAGAAAGCGATCTGCGCCAAGTTCAAGCGCGACAACGATCTCGACTACACGCCCGCGCAGGTCACCGTCGGCACGGGCGGCAAGCAGATCCTCTACAATGCGCTGATGGCAACGCTCAATCCCGGCGACGAGGTGATCATCCCCGCCCCCTATTGGGTCAGCTACCCCGACATGGTGCTCCTTGCGGGCGGCACCCCCGTCTTCGTCGAAGGCCCGAGCCAGAACGGCTACAAGATCACGCCCGAGGATCTGGAGGCCGCGATCACGCCCAACACCAAGTGGTTCATCTTCAACTCGCCCTCGAACCCCACGGGTGCGGGCTATACGGCGGCCGAACTCAAGGGCCTGACCGATGTGCTGATGCGCCATCCCCATGTCTGGGTCATGACCGACGACATGTACGAACACCTCGTCTACGACGATTACGAATTCGCCACCCCCGCCCAGGTCGAACCGCGCCTCTATGACCGCACGCTCACCTGCAACGGCGTGTCCAAGGCCTATGCCATGACCGGCTGGCGCATCGGCTATGCCGCAGGCCCGGTCGAGCTGATCAAGGCCATGGGCAAGGTGCAATCGCAATCGACCTCGAACCCCTGTTCGGTCAGCCAATGGGCCGCGGTCGAGGCGCTGAACGGCCCGCAGGATTACATCGCGACCAACAACGAGATGTTCAAACGCCGCCGCGACCTCGTGGTCTCGATGCTGTCCGAGATCGAGGGGATGGACTGCCCCGTCCCCGAAGGCGCCTTCTACGTCTATCCCTCCATCGCGGGCCTGATCGGCAAGACCACCGCCGCAGGCACGCTGATCGACACGGACGAAACCTTCGCCAAGGCGCTTCTGGAGGAAACCGGCGTCGCGGTCGTCTTCGGCGGAGCCTTCGGCCTCTCGCCCGCCTTCCGCATCAGCTATGCGACGGCGGATGAAACGCTGCGCGAGGCCTGCACCCGCATCCAGCGCTTCTGCGCCGCGCTCACCTGA
- a CDS encoding class I SAM-dependent methyltransferase, which produces MPRETPQAAFWNRVAQRYAAMPMRNPATWEETLARTMALLPPGAQVLELGCGTGTTACRLAPHVARYIATDDAAAMIAIATEKGADTPNLTLLQARPGDGSLPEGPFDAILAFNLLHLLPDRAAALREAHRLLKPGGHLITKTPCLGGRWLLLWPLLRSLQRAGKLPPFRFLSPRKLETEIKSAGFTLTDRADLPRRPPQRFLVARKP; this is translated from the coding sequence ATGCCCCGCGAAACGCCCCAAGCCGCCTTCTGGAACCGTGTCGCGCAGCGTTATGCCGCCATGCCCATGCGCAACCCCGCCACCTGGGAGGAAACGCTGGCGCGCACCATGGCCCTCCTCCCGCCCGGGGCCCAAGTCCTCGAACTGGGCTGCGGCACCGGCACGACCGCCTGCCGCCTCGCCCCCCATGTCGCGCGCTACATCGCCACCGACGATGCCGCAGCCATGATCGCCATCGCCACCGAAAAGGGCGCGGATACGCCCAATCTCACGCTCCTCCAGGCCCGCCCCGGCGACGGCAGCCTGCCCGAGGGCCCTTTCGACGCGATCCTTGCCTTCAACCTCCTGCATCTCCTGCCCGACCGCGCCGCCGCCCTGCGCGAGGCGCATCGCCTGCTGAAACCCGGCGGGCATCTCATCACCAAGACACCCTGCCTCGGCGGCCGCTGGCTCCTCCTCTGGCCGCTCCTGCGCAGCCTGCAACGCGCAGGCAAACTGCCCCCCTTCCGCTTCCTCTCCCCCCGCAAACTAGAGACCGAGATCAAAAGCGCAGGCTTCACCCTCACCGACCGCGCCGACCTGCCCCGCCGCCCGCCACAACGCTTCCTCGTCGCCCGGAAACCCTGA
- a CDS encoding ligase-associated DNA damage response exonuclease: MVLTFTEAGIYCPAADAHIDPWRPVDRALITHGHSDHARWGHKRYLATEAAAPVIRHRLGDITLQTIRYGESLRMGDATISYHPAGHVPGSAQIRVEVGGEVWVVSGDYKTTPDGLSEPFEPLRCHAFISECTFGLPIFRWPDEATLAREINAWWLEARAKGQSAILGVYALGKAQRVLRLLDPAIGPILTHGAVEATTEVLRAQGIALPPTIPVTQSLDLKAHRGAMVLAPPAALGSSWMRKFGPVSTGFASGWMQLRGVRRRRAADRGFVVSDHADWAGLNAAIAETGAERIFVTHGYTTQFAQWLRSQGHDAGIVETEFGGETLDDPTPAEGVE, encoded by the coding sequence ATGGTCCTGACCTTCACCGAGGCCGGCATCTATTGCCCGGCGGCCGATGCCCATATCGACCCTTGGCGCCCCGTGGACCGGGCGCTCATCACCCATGGCCATTCCGACCATGCCCGCTGGGGCCACAAACGCTACCTCGCGACCGAGGCCGCCGCCCCCGTGATCCGCCACCGCCTGGGCGACATCACGCTCCAGACCATCCGCTATGGCGAAAGCCTCCGCATGGGCGATGCCACGATCAGCTATCACCCCGCGGGCCATGTGCCGGGCTCGGCCCAGATCCGGGTCGAGGTGGGGGGCGAGGTCTGGGTCGTCTCGGGCGATTACAAGACCACGCCCGACGGGCTCTCCGAACCCTTCGAGCCGCTCCGTTGCCATGCCTTCATCTCCGAATGCACCTTCGGCCTGCCGATCTTCCGCTGGCCGGACGAGGCGACACTGGCGCGCGAGATCAACGCCTGGTGGCTTGAGGCCCGCGCCAAGGGCCAGAGTGCCATCCTCGGCGTCTATGCGCTCGGCAAGGCGCAGCGCGTCCTGCGCCTTCTCGATCCCGCGATCGGCCCGATCCTGACCCATGGCGCGGTGGAGGCCACGACCGAGGTTCTGCGCGCCCAGGGCATCGCGCTCCCCCCCACGATCCCCGTCACCCAAAGCCTCGACCTCAAGGCGCATCGCGGCGCGATGGTGCTGGCCCCACCCGCAGCCCTCGGCTCTTCCTGGATGCGCAAATTCGGCCCCGTCTCGACCGGTTTCGCCTCGGGCTGGATGCAGCTTCGGGGCGTGCGCCGCAGACGCGCGGCCGACAGGGGCTTCGTCGTCTCCGATCATGCCGATTGGGCGGGGCTGAACGCCGCCATCGCCGAAACCGGCGCCGAAAGGATCTTCGTAACCCACGGCTACACCACGCAATTCGCCCAGTGGCTCCGGTCCCAAGGCCATGACGCGGGTATCGTGGAGACCGAGTTCGGCGGCGAAACCCTCGACGATCCGACCCCGGCAGAGGGGGTGGAATGA
- a CDS encoding alpha/beta hydrolase gives MTDLTALDRFWRFTARWLDRPVLTALPSQRLLRGLFALSARMGSALPPGATLARDTRGWLWITPQGVAPDAPLLMYLHGGGFTIGSPRTHAALAAHLAAHARLRVVLPRYRLAPEHPAPAARQDAIAAYQRLVEAGTPPAALAGDSAGGNLALLLAQHARDTGLPLPRAMALIAPAADLGGDIAARFAAAPGEILIPPAWARRIRRAYLPGVDPTDPTISPLSGDLSGLPPTLLHAGAEEALADEAHRLAAAMDDAQLSLWPGLPHVWHLHAGRAPAADRALADLGAFLAARIRP, from the coding sequence ATGACCGACCTGACCGCCCTTGACCGATTCTGGCGCTTCACCGCGCGTTGGCTCGACCGCCCGGTCCTGACAGCCCTCCCCTCCCAGCGCCTCCTGCGCGGCCTCTTCGCGCTTTCGGCCCGGATGGGCAGCGCGCTGCCCCCCGGCGCGACCCTCGCCCGTGACACGCGGGGATGGCTCTGGATCACGCCACAGGGCGTGGCCCCCGACGCGCCCCTCCTCATGTATCTGCACGGCGGCGGCTTCACCATCGGCAGCCCGCGCACCCACGCGGCCCTTGCCGCCCATCTCGCCGCCCATGCGAGGCTGCGCGTGGTCCTGCCGCGCTACCGGCTCGCCCCCGAACATCCCGCGCCCGCCGCCCGCCAGGACGCCATCGCCGCCTACCAACGCCTGGTCGAAGCCGGAACGCCCCCCGCAGCCCTCGCAGGCGACAGCGCGGGCGGTAATCTGGCGCTTCTCCTCGCCCAGCATGCCCGCGACACGGGCCTGCCCCTGCCGCGCGCCATGGCGCTCATCGCGCCCGCAGCAGACCTCGGCGGCGACATCGCCGCCCGCTTCGCCGCCGCGCCCGGGGAAATCCTGATCCCCCCCGCCTGGGCCCGCCGCATCCGCCGCGCCTATCTGCCCGGTGTCGACCCGACCGATCCGACCATCTCGCCCCTCTCGGGCGACCTCTCCGGCCTGCCGCCCACGCTCCTCCATGCCGGCGCCGAAGAGGCCTTGGCCGATGAGGCGCACCGCCTCGCCGCCGCCATGGACGACGCCCAGCTCTCCCTCTGGCCGGGTCTCCCCCATGTCTGGCACCTCCATGCGGGCCGCGCCCCCGCCGCCGACCGCGCGCTCGCCGATCTCGGGGCCTTCCTCGCGGCCCGGATCCGGCCATGA
- a CDS encoding ATP-dependent DNA ligase, whose product MKDFATLFTTLDQTTKTSVKTAALAEYFRTAPADDRLWTVALLSGRRPRRAITTTRLREWAAERAGIPLWLFEACYPVVGDLSETIALVLPPPATTLENSLTGWITQLRALDRADDATRKHFVLTAWDGLAPTERFVFNKLITGGWRMGVSQKLMTRALAQATGIDEAELTHRLMGDWSPDTTSWDSLITAPDPTADLSRPYPFSLAHPLEDAPETLGPVTDWIAEHKWDGIRGQLILRGGDHHLWSRGEDLMTDRFPELAQLTDFLPTGTVLDGEVLAWNHATDAPLGFSSLQPRIGRKSVPKKLLAEAPVIVMAYDLLEWQGADIRDWPLSRRRDTLATVLTALPPGLPLRLSPPIAANDWADLARIRATARDIGAEGLMLKRTSSPYLPGRRRGDWWKWKLDPLTIDAVMIYAQAGSGRRATLYTDFTFAVRDGDALVPFTKAYSGLTDAEFREITAWVRKNTTDRFGPVRAVTPQHVFEIAFEGIQASPRHKSGVALRFPRMVRWRRDKPVAEANTLDDLKAMLAQYG is encoded by the coding sequence ATGAAAGACTTCGCCACCCTCTTCACCACGCTGGACCAGACCACCAAGACCAGCGTCAAGACCGCAGCGCTGGCGGAGTATTTCCGCACGGCCCCGGCCGATGACCGGCTCTGGACCGTGGCGCTCCTCTCGGGCCGCCGCCCCCGCCGCGCGATCACCACGACGCGCCTGCGCGAATGGGCCGCCGAACGCGCGGGCATCCCCCTGTGGCTCTTCGAAGCCTGCTACCCCGTCGTGGGCGATCTCTCCGAAACCATCGCCCTCGTCCTGCCCCCGCCCGCCACGACCCTCGAAAACTCCCTCACCGGCTGGATCACGCAACTCCGCGCGCTCGACCGCGCCGATGATGCCACCCGCAAGCACTTCGTCCTCACCGCCTGGGACGGGCTCGCCCCCACCGAGCGCTTCGTCTTCAACAAGCTCATCACCGGCGGCTGGCGCATGGGCGTGAGCCAGAAACTCATGACCCGCGCGCTGGCCCAGGCCACCGGGATCGACGAGGCCGAACTGACCCACCGCCTCATGGGCGACTGGTCCCCCGACACGACAAGCTGGGACAGCCTCATCACCGCCCCCGATCCCACGGCGGACCTCTCGCGCCCCTATCCCTTCAGCCTCGCCCATCCGCTCGAGGATGCGCCCGAAACGCTTGGCCCCGTCACCGACTGGATCGCCGAACACAAATGGGACGGCATCCGGGGCCAATTGATCCTGCGCGGCGGCGACCACCACCTCTGGTCGCGGGGCGAGGATCTGATGACCGACCGCTTCCCCGAACTGGCGCAGCTCACCGATTTCCTGCCAACCGGCACCGTCCTCGACGGCGAGGTCCTCGCCTGGAACCACGCCACCGACGCCCCGCTCGGCTTTTCCAGCCTGCAACCCCGCATCGGGCGCAAATCCGTGCCGAAAAAACTGCTGGCCGAGGCGCCCGTGATCGTCATGGCCTATGACCTGCTCGAATGGCAGGGCGCCGATATCCGCGACTGGCCGCTCTCACGCCGCCGCGACACGCTTGCGACCGTGCTGACCGCCCTCCCCCCCGGTCTGCCCCTGCGCCTCTCGCCCCCGATTGCCGCCAACGATTGGGCCGATCTCGCCCGCATCCGCGCCACCGCGCGCGACATCGGGGCCGAGGGGCTGATGCTCAAACGCACATCCTCCCCCTACCTGCCCGGCCGCCGCCGGGGCGATTGGTGGAAATGGAAACTCGACCCCCTGACCATCGACGCCGTGATGATCTATGCGCAGGCAGGCTCCGGGCGGCGGGCCACGCTCTACACCGATTTCACCTTCGCCGTGCGCGATGGCGACGCGCTTGTCCCCTTCACCAAGGCCTATTCCGGTCTCACCGACGCCGAATTCCGCGAAATCACCGCCTGGGTCCGCAAGAACACGACAGACCGTTTCGGCCCGGTCCGCGCCGTCACACCCCAGCATGTGTTCGAGATCGCCTTCGAAGGCATCCAGGCCAGCCCCCGCCACAAATCCGGCGTGGCGCTCCGCTTTCCGCGCATGGTGCGCTGGCGGCGCGACAAACCCGTGGCCGAGGCCAATACGCTCGACGATCTCAAGGCGATGCTCGCCCAATACGGCTGA
- a CDS encoding DUF4149 domain-containing protein: MSMIALLLAATLLGGMVFFSFGFAPVLFAQLPMDKVRPLLRGTFPYYYLAVIALSGLAALVTIPVSVLAAALLGAICLGTIYARQDLMGRINAATDRGDSGAFKRLHGLSVVIQLLQIGLAGWAVILLG; this comes from the coding sequence ATGAGCATGATCGCCCTTCTTCTCGCCGCCACCCTGCTTGGGGGCATGGTGTTTTTCAGCTTCGGCTTCGCGCCGGTCTTGTTCGCGCAATTGCCGATGGACAAGGTGCGCCCGCTCCTGCGCGGCACCTTCCCCTATTACTACCTCGCCGTGATCGCCCTCTCGGGCCTTGCGGCGCTGGTCACGATCCCGGTGTCGGTCCTCGCTGCGGCGCTTCTCGGTGCCATCTGCCTCGGCACGATCTATGCCCGTCAGGACCTGATGGGCCGGATCAATGCCGCGACCGACCGGGGCGACAGCGGGGCCTTCAAACGGCTCCACGGGCTTTCGGTCGTGATCCAGCTCCTCCAGATCGGCCTTGCCGGCTGGGCCGTGATCTTGCTCGGCTGA
- a CDS encoding gamma-glutamyl-gamma-aminobutyrate hydrolase family protein — MARPVIGIIGNQHLVNEQYRTYAGGAMNAEAVSEVAGGLPLVIPADPRFVSVAELVEVCDGFLFTGGRPNVHPEEYGEAETEAHGAFDRARDAVALPLIRACVERGQPFLGVCRGFQEVNVAMGGSLYPEIRDLPGRMNHRMPPDGTIEEKFALRHVVTLTEGGPFHRIFGATEVMTNTLHGQGIKRPGGGVVIDGHAPDGTPEAIYIEGAPGFTLSVQWHPEYRAAQDPVSRPLFEAFGAAARAWAESRRPMPVAAVA; from the coding sequence ATGGCGCGGCCCGTCATCGGCATCATCGGCAACCAGCATCTCGTGAACGAGCAGTATCGCACCTATGCGGGCGGCGCGATGAATGCGGAGGCCGTGTCGGAGGTGGCGGGGGGGCTGCCGCTCGTGATCCCGGCCGATCCGCGCTTTGTCAGCGTGGCCGAGCTGGTGGAGGTCTGCGACGGCTTCCTGTTCACCGGCGGGCGGCCCAATGTCCATCCCGAGGAATACGGCGAGGCCGAGACGGAGGCGCATGGCGCATTCGACCGGGCGCGCGATGCGGTGGCGCTGCCGCTGATCCGGGCCTGTGTCGAGCGTGGCCAGCCGTTTTTGGGCGTCTGCCGGGGCTTTCAGGAGGTGAATGTCGCCATGGGCGGCTCGCTCTACCCCGAGATCCGCGATCTGCCGGGACGGATGAACCATCGCATGCCGCCCGATGGCACGATCGAGGAGAAATTCGCGCTGCGCCATGTCGTGACGCTGACCGAGGGCGGGCCGTTTCACCGCATCTTCGGCGCGACGGAGGTGATGACCAACACGCTGCACGGGCAGGGAATCAAGCGGCCCGGGGGCGGCGTGGTGATCGACGGGCATGCGCCCGATGGCACGCCCGAAGCGATCTATATCGAGGGCGCGCCGGGCTTCACCCTGTCGGTGCAATGGCATCCGGAATATCGCGCGGCGCAGGATCCGGTGAGCCGTCCCCTGTTCGAGGCCTTTGGCGCGGCGGCGAGGGCCTGGGCGGAGAGCCGGAGGCCCATGCCGGTGGCCGCCGTCGCCTGA
- a CDS encoding RidA family protein: protein MSRRLISSGSPFEGEIGYSRAVVQDGWIFVAGTTGFDYATMQISADVAAQAEQTFANIAAALGQAGASMADVVRVRYILPDAALWPACWPVTRKWLGEVRPAATMIVAGLQDPRMLIEIEVTARLPGACGAPA, encoded by the coding sequence TTGAGCCGGAGGCTGATCTCGTCGGGATCTCCCTTCGAGGGGGAGATCGGCTATTCGCGGGCCGTGGTGCAGGACGGCTGGATCTTTGTCGCGGGCACGACGGGGTTCGATTACGCGACGATGCAGATCTCGGCGGATGTCGCGGCGCAGGCCGAGCAGACCTTCGCCAATATCGCGGCGGCGCTGGGCCAGGCGGGCGCGTCGATGGCCGACGTGGTGCGGGTGCGCTACATCCTGCCCGATGCCGCGCTTTGGCCCGCCTGCTGGCCCGTGACGCGCAAGTGGCTGGGCGAGGTGCGCCCTGCGGCGACGATGATCGTGGCGGGGTTGCAGGATCCGCGCATGCTGATCGAGATCGAGGTCACGGCGCGCCTGCCCGGGGCCTGTGGCGCGCCGGCGTAA
- a CDS encoding GlcG/HbpS family heme-binding protein, whose product MITLDAAREMIAVARAKGREMGLKPLSVCVLDAGGNLLAFEREDGASPGRFEIARAKAYGAVMLGMPGSAQMARAEAQAYFMAAVNGAFGGKVVPVPGGVLVLRDGAVVGAVGVTGDTSDNDAAAAVAGIAAAGFEALA is encoded by the coding sequence ATGATTACTTTGGATGCAGCGCGCGAGATGATCGCGGTGGCGCGCGCCAAGGGCCGGGAGATGGGGTTGAAGCCCCTGTCGGTCTGCGTGCTGGATGCGGGCGGCAACCTGCTGGCTTTCGAGCGCGAGGACGGGGCGAGCCCGGGCCGGTTCGAGATCGCGCGGGCCAAGGCCTATGGCGCGGTGATGCTGGGGATGCCCGGCAGCGCGCAGATGGCCCGCGCGGAGGCGCAGGCCTATTTCATGGCGGCCGTGAACGGGGCTTTCGGTGGCAAGGTCGTGCCGGTGCCGGGCGGTGTGCTGGTGCTGCGCGATGGTGCTGTCGTGGGGGCGGTTGGCGTCACCGGCGACACCTCGGACAATGACGCGGCGGCGGCTGTCGCGGGGATCGCTGCGGCGGGGTTCGAGGCGCTGGCTTGA
- a CDS encoding malate synthase G yields the protein MAEYVTRGRLQVSTVLADFIETRAIPGTGIAADVFWTGFSELLNGFAAKNRALLDKRQDLQAKIDAWHVARRGQPHDADAYEAFLREIGYLMPEGDAFAIDTDRIDPEIATVAGPQLVVPITNARFALNAANARWGSLYDAFYGTDAMGSQPKGGGYDRGRGARVVARARVFLDSAFPIEGHSHADARRYHIDKGQLLIDDKPLETPAKFAGYRGHPKAPERVLLVNNGLHVELVFDRTHPIGSRDQAGLADVRMEAAVSAIMDCEDSVACVDAEDKVLAYGNWLGLMQGDLSETFEKGGQMMTRALAPDLDYVAPDGQAMQVKGRALMLVRNVGHLMTNPAILLEDGSEVYEGLMDAMITVLIAMHDLKKDAGLRNSHAGSVYVVKPKMHGPEEVAFADETFSKVEEVLGLPRYTVKLGVMDEERRTSVNLKECIRAAKHRVAFINTGFLDRTGDEIHTSMEAGPFSRKDFIKRKSWIAAYENQNVDIGLECGLRGRAQIGKGMWAKPDAMAEMLEVKIEHPRAGANCAWVPSPTAATLHALHYHQVNVAAVQQKLEAGGRRAYVNALLDIPLASYQRWTEAQITREVENNAQGILGYVVRWIDAGVGCSKVPDINDVALMEDRATCRISAQHIANWLHHGVVSEAQVMEILRRMAAVVDRQNAGDPGYVPMAPGFNGIAFAAACDLVFKGREQPSGYTEPVLHARRLELKAA from the coding sequence ATGGCGGAATATGTGACGCGCGGGCGTTTGCAGGTGTCGACGGTGCTGGCCGATTTCATCGAGACGCGGGCGATTCCCGGCACGGGGATCGCGGCGGATGTGTTCTGGACGGGGTTCTCGGAGCTGCTGAACGGCTTTGCGGCCAAGAACCGGGCGCTTTTGGACAAAAGGCAGGATCTGCAGGCCAAGATCGACGCCTGGCATGTCGCGCGCCGGGGGCAGCCGCATGACGCGGATGCCTACGAGGCCTTTTTGCGCGAGATCGGCTACCTCATGCCCGAGGGCGATGCCTTTGCGATCGACACCGACCGCATCGATCCCGAGATCGCGACGGTCGCGGGCCCCCAGCTGGTGGTGCCGATCACCAATGCGCGCTTTGCGCTGAACGCGGCCAATGCGCGGTGGGGCAGTCTTTATGACGCGTTCTACGGCACGGATGCGATGGGCAGCCAGCCCAAGGGTGGTGGCTACGACCGTGGTCGCGGCGCACGGGTCGTGGCCCGGGCGCGGGTGTTCCTGGACAGCGCCTTTCCGATCGAGGGGCACAGCCATGCCGATGCGCGGCGCTACCACATCGACAAGGGTCAGCTCCTGATCGACGACAAGCCGCTGGAAACGCCCGCAAAATTCGCAGGCTACCGGGGCCATCCCAAGGCGCCCGAGCGGGTTTTGCTGGTCAACAACGGCTTGCATGTCGAGCTGGTCTTCGACCGGACCCATCCCATCGGGTCGCGCGACCAGGCAGGGCTTGCCGATGTGCGGATGGAGGCGGCGGTCAGCGCGATCATGGATTGCGAGGATTCGGTCGCCTGCGTCGATGCCGAGGACAAGGTGCTGGCCTATGGCAATTGGCTGGGTCTGATGCAGGGCGATCTGTCGGAGACCTTCGAGAAGGGCGGGCAGATGATGACCCGCGCGCTGGCGCCCGATCTGGATTACGTCGCCCCCGACGGGCAGGCGATGCAGGTCAAGGGCCGCGCGCTGATGCTGGTGCGCAATGTCGGCCACCTGATGACCAACCCGGCCATCCTGCTCGAGGACGGGTCCGAGGTCTACGAGGGTCTGATGGATGCGATGATCACCGTGCTGATCGCGATGCATGACCTGAAGAAGGATGCAGGTCTGCGCAACAGTCATGCGGGATCGGTCTATGTCGTGAAGCCCAAGATGCATGGGCCGGAAGAAGTCGCCTTTGCCGACGAGACCTTCAGCAAGGTCGAGGAGGTGCTGGGCCTGCCGCGCTACACGGTCAAGCTGGGCGTGATGGACGAGGAGCGCCGCACGAGCGTGAACCTCAAGGAATGCATCCGCGCGGCCAAGCATCGCGTGGCCTTCATCAACACCGGGTTCCTCGACCGGACGGGCGACGAGATCCACACCTCGATGGAGGCGGGGCCGTTTTCCCGCAAGGATTTCATCAAGCGCAAGAGCTGGATCGCGGCCTACGAGAACCAGAATGTCGATATCGGCCTGGAATGCGGCCTGCGCGGGCGCGCGCAGATCGGCAAGGGCATGTGGGCCAAGCCCGATGCCATGGCCGAGATGCTGGAGGTCAAGATCGAGCATCCGCGCGCGGGCGCCAATTGCGCCTGGGTGCCGAGCCCGACGGCGGCGACGCTCCATGCGCTGCATTACCACCAGGTCAATGTCGCGGCCGTCCAGCAAAAGCTGGAGGCGGGCGGGCGGCGCGCCTATGTGAATGCGCTGCTCGATATCCCGCTGGCCTCCTACCAGCGCTGGACCGAGGCGCAGATCACCCGCGAGGTGGAGAACAACGCCCAAGGGATCCTGGGCTATGTCGTGCGCTGGATCGATGCGGGCGTGGGCTGTTCGAAAGTGCCCGATATCAACGACGTGGCGCTGATGGAGGATCGGGCGACCTGCCGGATCTCGGCCCAGCACATCGCCAACTGGCTGCATCACGGCGTGGTCAGCGAGGCGCAGGTGATGGAGATCCTGCGCCGGATGGCGGCGGTCGTGGATCGGCAGAATGCGGGCGATCCGGGCTATGTGCCGATGGCGCCCGGCTTCAACGGCATCGCCTTTGCCGCCGCTTGCGACCTGGTGTTCAAGGGCCGCGAGCAGCCGTCTGGCTATACCGAGCCGGTGCTGCATGCCCGGCGGCTGGAGTTGAAGGCGGCCTGA